Proteins from one Streptomyces sp. NBC_00289 genomic window:
- a CDS encoding RNA-guided endonuclease InsQ/TnpB family protein produces the protein MTQQVKRAFKYRFYPADEQAAELSRTFGCVRLVFNKALEERTRAWYGEQRRISYVESSAALTEWKKTGELAFLTEVSSVPLQQALRHLQTAFGNFFAKRAKYPRYKSRKKSRASAEYTRSAFTWREGRLTLAKMTQPLDIRWSRPLPEGAEPTTVTVSRDAAGRWFVSLLCEDTIAPAAATTAAVGLDAGITSLVTLSTGEKVANPKHERRDRARLARAQRELSRKAKGSANREKARLKVARVHARIADRRRDCLHKLSTRLVRENQTVVIEDLSVRNLLKNGTLARAISDAAWMQLRSMLEYKCAWYGREFVVIDRFFPSSKLCGDCGTVAAKLPLNVREWTCACGAVHDRDVNAARNILAAGLAASACGDGVRPQRESSRTGRSSVKQESQRATAGIPRI, from the coding sequence GTGACGCAGCAGGTCAAGCGGGCGTTCAAGTACCGCTTTTACCCCGCCGACGAGCAGGCAGCTGAGCTGTCGCGCACGTTCGGCTGCGTGCGCCTCGTCTTCAACAAGGCGCTGGAGGAGCGCACACGGGCCTGGTACGGCGAGCAGCGCCGCATCTCCTACGTGGAGTCCTCGGCCGCGCTGACGGAGTGGAAGAAGACCGGGGAGCTGGCCTTTTTGACGGAGGTGTCCTCGGTCCCGCTGCAGCAGGCGCTGCGTCATCTTCAGACGGCGTTCGGGAACTTCTTCGCCAAGCGCGCGAAGTACCCGCGCTACAAGTCTCGCAAGAAGTCCCGCGCGTCGGCCGAGTACACCCGCAGCGCCTTCACCTGGCGCGAGGGGCGCCTGACCCTGGCGAAGATGACGCAGCCCCTGGACATCCGCTGGTCGCGTCCCCTGCCGGAAGGTGCCGAGCCCACGACGGTGACCGTGTCCCGCGACGCGGCGGGTCGCTGGTTCGTGTCCCTGCTGTGCGAGGACACCATCGCCCCGGCCGCCGCCACCACGGCGGCCGTCGGCCTGGACGCCGGGATCACCTCCCTGGTGACACTGTCCACCGGGGAAAAGGTCGCCAACCCCAAGCATGAGAGGCGGGATCGCGCGCGGCTGGCCCGCGCGCAGCGGGAGCTGTCGCGCAAGGCGAAGGGCTCGGCGAACCGCGAGAAGGCCCGGCTCAAGGTGGCCCGCGTGCATGCGCGGATCGCCGACCGGCGCCGTGACTGTCTGCACAAGCTGTCGACTCGACTCGTCCGTGAGAACCAAACGGTCGTGATCGAGGACCTGAGTGTCCGCAACTTGCTGAAGAACGGCACGCTCGCACGCGCCATCAGTGACGCGGCCTGGATGCAATTGCGTTCCATGCTGGAGTACAAGTGCGCCTGGTACGGGCGCGAGTTCGTCGTGATCGACCGCTTCTTCCCCAGCAGCAAGCTGTGCGGGGACTGCGGTACGGTCGCGGCGAAGCTGCCGCTGAACGTCCGCGAGTGGACGTGTGCCTGCGGCGCGGTGCATGACCGCGACGTGAACGCGGCGCGCAACATCCTGGCCGCCGGGCTGGCGGCGTCTGCCTGTGGAGACGGTGTAAGACCTCAACGGGAGTCCTCCCGGACGGGGCGGTCGTCGGTGAAGCAGGAATCCCAGCGGGCGACCGCTGGAATCCCCCGCATCTAG